ttgtacagccCCTATGCAAAACTGTAAggatatttctcaaaaaattaaaaaaaaactgctgtaCAATCCAGTAATAACCACTCCTGGGTGTTTATCCAAGAAAAGCAAAATCTCTAAATTGAAGACATGTTCACCTCTATGTtcaatgcagcattatttacaatagccaagttaCTGTAACaggaagcaacctgtgtccatcaacagacacaTGAAGAAAATGTGTTACATACATACAgtaattgtttagtcactaagttgtgtctgactctttgtgaccccatggactgcagcctaccatgctcctctgtccatgggatttcccaggcaagaatactggagtgagttgccatttccttcccccgaGTCTGCCTGCCAGATCCATGCGTTGAACCCgtttcctgtctcctgcattggcaggtggagtctttatcactgagcaacctgagaagcccatatactcaaccataaaaaagaatgaaaatttgccattagcaatgtggatgaacttggagggcattacgcttagtgaaataagtcagacaagttatgattccacttataggtggaattaaaaaaaaaaatgtatcagaaCTTAGAGCATGTGGTTTCCAGAGGGAAAAAATGTATCAGAACTTTGAGCACGTGGTTGCCAGAGATGGGCATATGGGGATGGATGCAATGGATGAGGAACATTAACAGGTACATACTTCAGTTACTAAACAAATAAGTTGTAGgcatgaaaaaaaaacacatacttaCATTCCAAAATGAATAGTTCAAATACTTGCATTTGACTTTTGGTATTTCAACAATTACTTAAAATATACTTTCTCTATTGTTTAGAAATTTAGGCACTAAATGTGTTAcgctgtgcttagccactcagtcatgtccaactctatgaccccatggagtgtggcccaccacactcctctgtccaagtgggattccccaggtaagaatacttaagtgggtttcaatggccttctccagaggatcttcccaacccagggatcgaacccagttctccaacccatgtctccaacattgcagtcagatttattgtctgagccatcagagaaacccaagaatactcgagtgggtagcctatcccttctcccggggaactttccaacccaggaattgaagcagggtctcctgcactgcaggtagatcctttaccatctgagctaccagggaagcctggtagggaCTATAATTCAGACTAAATTCTGAAATTTCTCATTTGAGAAATTTGTAAGCTTCTCAGAGGATAAGGCCTCAAATCTTTAGTTTACATAGTAGATACAATAGTGTAGATTCCCCTGCCATGGTCCAAGACAACAAAACTTAATAGAGCAATGAAGGCAAGTGTGCATCTCAGTTTTTATCTTTGGAAAAGAATATTCGTCACAGCTTCACAATTTCATTCCAGGTCTggttttttaacattaaaaacaaacatttctcaaatGGGAAGGTCACTCAGGATGAGATTATCATCCCCCCAAGCAAAGCAGGAATATCATCAATCCTCCTTTTGCAAAGATAGAGGATAAGTTACCAGTTGAGCAAAAACCAGACTCCAAAAtccatatatttactttttattgaatttgttaatgaCACATAGTTTTTGCACTGCCAAACCATGCCTGAgaattcaaagaaagaaatggtacaaTGGACAGCCTCATCCACCCAtcatacagcatattaaaacttGATTCATGTGCACTTTGATAATtccacatcttttaaaaagttgtaacAACGGTTGGGATTTTTAAGTCTCCTTGCAGGTCTTTAGATTTCTATGCCATTAAATAACTTTTCCCATATATTCATCTCAGTTCCTCAATAACATAACCCCCAAAAAAATTTTGCTGGAAAAAAATGCACTTTTCAGGGGATTTATGTGGCTCAAGGTCCAAGAGATTATTTGTTAAAAGATTTTTGTTTCCCATATGATGTCTTCAGATTAACCAAGAATCCTTTGTTTTTCAATCATCCAACCTCTCCTTGGCTGGCTCAGCTACTCACCCAAGCACATCAGAACATAGGCATCCTGCCTGCCACCTCAAGTAACTCCAACATTATTGCCCAGATACACTTTGCAGGTCCCATCAGGTGATTCTGTTCgcttcccaggagtgggattcctgCATTGACACTTTTATCAAGACtcaactcctagaggaaaatgctCCCACAACAGGATAGTTTTACTCACCCATTTGCTTCACTCTTGCCAGTAGCAAGTCTGCAACTCCTACATTTGGCAAAGGGATTTTATTATAGAGAAACCCAGACTCTGCATTAAGTGGTCACATGCCACTTTGAAATATATCTACCAAAGATACAAAACTAGTAAATTACCAGACTATCTCATTAGATGGAAAGACTTTTCAGTAATCCTGGGTAGCATCCTGGTGTCCCTTTTCAGGACTAAAAATTACTGGATAGTTTAAGCTGTAATTATTAAAAACAGAAGTGCTACATCACCTGTCTTTCGCCCCTGACTCTCCAAATGATCAACTTAAAGACATACCAAAAGGTTGATACCAAAGCTAGGCTGGGACAATCACTGCATCTACAGAATACCTAACACCTTAAATGTTTGGGCACAAGTGCATCTGGAATTCTTGTCAAAGATCATGCAAGATCTGTGAAACTTAAGTGTGTTTCAGGTTGAGGTTCTGCTCTTACTGCTTTGAATTTCTAAGGACAGGACAGTGACTCCCTTGGCCTGAGCAGAAACTAAACAGTCTTTCCACCAGTTTACTATACAATTTAGACCTGATTAGAGGAGGCTTTAGCAGCACCTGAAGTAGAGCCCCCGGCATTTACTGCCCTTTACATTAAAGGCCATTTGGTTCCACTCTAGGGATTGGCAAATTCATGAGACATTTCACAATTCCAATGCATACTTCAGGTTACTGAGCTAAGCAATATGCTCTGTAAAAGAACTATTCCAagtgatagcaaaaaaaaaaaagccttaatatggaacacagaaaaagcattacccaaataaaaaaattactaaaagaaaTAAGATTCTTCCCTCCTACCCCTTTCCCCACTTGGTGACCAAAGTTTGGATGAATTTAATTTGTGGTTACCTCAGAATACAACtcaaagttttaaattataaatcagaGCCCTACAGATTTTCCAAGCACATCAGTTCTTTTGAGAGCGGCATGTTCTAGTAAGTCTAATCCAGCCACAGTCCACCTCAGAGTATTCCTTATAGATGGGGCACAGGACAGGTTAATTAAGGTCACTTAAATCTTCATCTTTTACAGCAGATCAGAACCCAGATGGCTGACTTTCTGCAGGATTTCTGATAGGAATCCAGTAGAGCTGGTTTCAAGTTTCACATCGATACTTAATAGCTGTAACCTTCTTATCCAGAAGTTGTGATCCACATGAAGTCCACAATGAGTGCAGCAAATCTGAGGTAGTCAACCCTTACGAAGGCTCAGTATCTGAACATAAAAAGATTTTGATATGACCACTGGCTacaggttttgatttttttttttttgtactcgcACAGTAATTATGAAAGAACACTGCTGAATTTAGTTCGAACATTAATATAACTATGAAACCCCCCCTAAATCCAATACACATAAAGAGCAGTTGTAACACTTAAACTTCCATAGTGCAACATGGTCAGTCATGTATACCAAGTGGTCTGCATCGGCTGTAGATCCAGCAGAGATCAGATGACGGATGGCTGTCCGTGGCGGTTAGCTGTGGTTTAGTTACCTTAGAAGGGTTAGCAAACACCATTCCTTAATTGTACTGTGTGTGGCTGCTTTTCTGATTCTCAAGCACAGCATACTGGTTGTCTAGCTGAAGTTTAAGGGCCTGGTTTTTTGAAAACTCATCCCTACCTCTAGTTTTGTGTCTTACTACTTCAAAgctcttctccatttctttatccctaagggaaaagaaatgtaatcagtaaatatttcttcttcactAGGCTGTTCTGAAAATATTCGttcttgaattaaaataaaaaagccaccCCTTGGAAAAATCTTGAGGGAAGGGATAGGAGGGGGAAACTGGCATGTAAAATCCTTATCAAAACCATTTTTAAGGCTTCAATTGAACAGAAAATATAGAATACTGTACTGAAGCGCTACGGTCATATTTTCTGTGGTTGCAATTCTACCAAATACTATTAACTGAAATCCTATTCTGGGACCAACTTCAAGACAACTGCAAAGTTAAAAAGCTGTCTAATGACATGGTGAATCCTTCTAAGACTCACTTCtactcttaggaaaaaaaagacaatacatCTCTTTTTTTATATGTAAGTAAGGGCTTCTCATTCAAGTAAATTTCTACTCATTATTCAAAGACCTCTCTGCACTTCTACTTTATGGGAATGGATCAGATAAAGATGTGTGTGGTGAATCAGTGCCTCGTGTGTAGGACAGAGCAAGTCAGAGGTTTAAATTCAAGTCAGTTGTGCCCTCAAAGAGGCAAAAAGACTAGGATTTAATTTAAAAGCCACCCCCCACAAATTCCATACTATGTCATTTACACTTCTTATTTacgtaaagaaaaaaatcatgtccCTATATAAGATGTGGATGTGCCATATGTGGTCATTTAACTCCAGGTAGCATTCATTTTAAGTACTTGCtgaaataagattatttttagtATTAGGTATATAAATGTCAGCATTTTTCATCTATTCACATTAACTgggaatacaataaaatattgctGATTTCTCTAGTCTATAATATAAGGAACGTTGAAGCAGCAATAATGTACCCAATACTTATTAAGAATTCTAACTAGGTAAGACTTGTCATGGCTACAGAATGACATAACCCAGGGAAAAGAGGAACTTGCAGAAGATGTCTGTCTTTGGTACTCTTTCCCCTCAGCCCTTCCAGggttcttcctctcctccccaatTCCTGGGCATATAAGACCTACCTTAATTCTTAATTACCTCTCAGCTGCAGCCTGGGCTTTACTGCAACCCTCAAGGTGGGTTTTCAAATACCAAACACCCCATTTTCTGGCCAAGGCAaaagtttcaaaacaaaatattgagCATACTTACTTCCGGCTCTCTACATGCTTGGCAGTGGACTGCAGGGATGGGAACTGCGTATCACTATAGATTTCTGGTGGTCCTTGTGGTGCTTTCCTTGTTGTGGTCAACCTAGCTCCAGGAGGCCTATACACGCCACTAGTCATTGTCGGTTCTGGGGTTTCTGTAACTGACATTTCACAACAGTTTAGAGAAACCACTCAAGTGCCTAGCATTTTAACAAGCTACTCCTGAATTCTTGATCATTTAACAattatggaaacaaaacaaaacaaaacaaaaatatttatttgcattaaaGTTCTCTgaacaacagaaagaaagaaaattatttgagaTATTCCCCTTCTGAGAACTCATTCTTCAGACTGagtaaaatgggaaaaggaaaaaaaaagatgggtagTCAGCtgtcaaaaactgaaaaacaaacaaaaaaaccaaaaaccttaaACATGTCTGGCAAGCTATAGGATCACTATAGGATTATTGTAAGACTTAAGCTGCCTACGGCCTTAACTTCCAAGTTCCTTTATCGAGGATATGAACGTGTTTAGATCAGACACAAATCTCTCTCTCCTAGCAACGGAAAGAAGACCCTACTCACTCACTACAAATATGCACTTAGTTGAAAGCTGACTGCCTATTAAAATTATAGACAACACatctttatgaaaatgaaatattaagatTACCAACTATTGGAGCAGGAGGTGCTTGTACCGGAGCAGTTTTATTCCAAGGGCCTGAAGACTTttctacaccaccaccaccacctccaccttctTCCCAATTATCACTTGGATCTTCTCTcttttcaacttcatcttcttcctttTCACTATCGGAAAATAAATACGTGAATTCAATTACAGAAACAAGTTTTTTGTTTGGGTCCTGGGGGACAGGCCTCATGAGGGATACGGAAAAAAATTAAGCACCTGAGCAGTCCAATTTTCAGGTGGAAAATCTGTCAGTCCAAATCCTTAGTTCTATCAATACTGATCTGTGATTCTGGAGAAGGCACTTAACCCTCTTCCAGCCCAAAtgccaagcttttttttttttttaaaagggaaaggaagaaataggGGATTTCATTTTATGCATTGGGGCCTCAACTTAACTTCAAGTGAACGAATTCATCACTGGAAAAGAGTTCATAAAACCACTGACAGTCTCCATTTCCCTTTTTGCAAACTTCATACACTCAAGAACATCTAGAAATATTTAACATACTGACACATCAACTTATAACAACCTACGTTGATTACTTATAGGAGTCCCTacggagggagggaagaaaggtcAATCTAACCTGACATGtagagaaaaataatcaaaagtataattactagatttttttctggaacccaAGTGTACAAACAGCCATTTATAGTAAGCATATTTTCAGATTAATTCAGATCAaatgaattgtttttaaaagttgtctaatttcattttctaatcctTTAGTACATGTAACAAAATACTCTCAAAACTAATTCACATTCCAACAGAGGAAAACAAGTTAGTGTTTAGCATCAGTCTCTACTATCCAGACATAGGGAATACACAGAACTGGTTCCTAATAACAGAGATGTGTCACCCatttaaagaagagaataaaagaacTCAGTCGTTGCTTACTAGTGATTATAAATGCAAAATACATTCTCAGTGGTGACATACCATTCTAAGATTCTATTTAATGCctctttttaatttatctattctTGAAGTGTATAATCTCTCCAAGGTATCTTTGATGATGTCCCCTTGTGTTCGATTACTTATTACTGTGTCATGTAAACCTGAATGTGCTAAATTAACAAGTACATATATCTTGTCTTTCTATTCCACTGGCTTGACAGCACAAAGATAACTGCCAAGTCAAACTTCCCTTGCCCCTGCAGATGATGCATCTGGCACAGACACCTTTTCCCTGGATTATTTCCCATGACACTAGTGGTGTTTCCTAGGTATTCAGCTTATCAATCTGTACCATCAATCTAACTATCCTTTCCTCTATTAAAAAAACATACTGTCCTTGGCCTTCCACTCTTtgagatattttctctttttgatagcTGATCCATAATGATGGTCATAACAATGTGTACATGACTCCTACCTTGACTGTGACCTTGGGAACATTAGGGCTTCTCTTGGTTTTTGCAAAATGACATCTAAGGGTGTTAGCCTTCTATGTCTATTAAAATAAGTTCTGGCTATATGACAAATTTCTTGAATTGCTAATAGTCTCCTTTAATGACACTGAGACAATGGTACCATGCAACACTGCCCACCAACCAGAGGTAACTGCAGAGTTTAGAGGCCTAGGGTGGCAACAGGAAGGGGAAAGTGGAATGAACTTACCTTCAATCTGCATTTACAACAGCAAGGTTTTATTTAAGACTACGGTTTGAGAGGAAAAAAGGGTAGAGAGTATGGCTAAGCCAGCCTTCAGTTTTCCTTGCTGATAACGTAGTAGAATTCCATGcagtcattt
The DNA window shown above is from Bos indicus isolate NIAB-ARS_2022 breed Sahiwal x Tharparkar chromosome 1, NIAB-ARS_B.indTharparkar_mat_pri_1.0, whole genome shotgun sequence and carries:
- the CDV3 gene encoding protein CDV3 homolog isoform X3, which produces MAETEERSLDNFFAKRDKKKKKERSNRAASAASAAGGAGGSSGATGAAGGGAGAGTRPGDSGTAGVGATGPGAATKVVTKEEDEWKEFEQKEVDYSGLRVQAMQISEKEEDEVEKREDPSDNWEEGGGGGGGVEKSSGPWNKTAPVQAPPAPIVVTETPEPTMTSGVYRPPGARLTTTRKAPQGPPEIYSDTQFPSLQSTAKHVESRKDKEMEKSFEVVRHKTRDTEPS
- the CDV3 gene encoding protein CDV3 homolog isoform X4, producing MAETEERSLDNFFAKRDKKKKKERSNRAASAASAAGGAGGSSGATGAAGGGAGAGTRPGDSGTAGVGATGPGAATKVVTKEEDEWKEFEQKEVDYSGLRVQAMQISEKEEDEVEKREDPSDNWEEGGGGGGGVEKSSGPWNKTAPVQAPPAPIVVTETPEPTMTSGVYRPPGARLTTTRKAPQGPPEIYSDTQFPSLQSTAKHVESRKDKEMEKSFEVVRHKTRGN
- the CDV3 gene encoding protein CDV3 homolog isoform X1; translation: MAETEERSLDNFFAKRDKKKKKERSNRAASAASAAGGAGGSSGATGAAGGGAGAGTRPGDSGTAGVGATGPGAATKVVTKEEDEWKEFEQKEVDYSGLRVQAMQISEKEEDEVEKREDPSDNWEEGGGGGGGVEKSSGPWNKTAPVQAPPAPIVVTETPEPTMTSGVYRPPGARLTTTRKAPQGPPEIYSDTQFPSLQSTAKHVESRKDKEMEKSFEVVRHKTRGRDEFSKNQALKLQLDNQYAVLENQKSSHTQYN
- the CDV3 gene encoding protein CDV3 homolog isoform X9 codes for the protein MQISEKEEDEVEKREDPSDNWEEGGGGGGGVEKSSGPWNKTAPVQAPPAPIVVTETPEPTMTSGVYRPPGARLTTTRKAPQGPPEIYSDTQFPSLQSTAKHVESRKDKEMEKSFEVVRHKTRGRDEFSKNQALKLQLDNQYAVLENQKSSHTQYN
- the CDV3 gene encoding protein CDV3 homolog isoform X2, with the translated sequence MAETEERSLDNFFAKRDKKKKKERSNRAASAASAAGGAGGSSGATGAAGGGAGAGTRPGDSGTAGVGATGPGAATKVVTKEEDEWKEFEQKEVDYSGLRVQAMQISEKEEDEVEKREDPSDNWEEGGGGGGGVEKSSGPWNKTAPVQAPPAPIVETPEPTMTSGVYRPPGARLTTTRKAPQGPPEIYSDTQFPSLQSTAKHVESRKDKEMEKSFEVVRHKTRGRDEFSKNQALKLQLDNQYAVLENQKSSHTQYN
- the CDV3 gene encoding protein CDV3 homolog isoform X8, encoding MVQVLTTIQLSTHQVQMKEEDEWKEFEQKEVDYSGLRVQAMQISEKEEDEVEKREDPSDNWEEGGGGGGGVEKSSGPWNKTAPVQAPPAPIVVTETPEPTMTSGVYRPPGARLTTTRKAPQGPPEIYSDTQFPSLQSTAKHVESRKDKEMEKSFEVVRHKTRGRDEFSKNQALKLQLDNQYAVLENQKSSHTQYN